The following are encoded together in the Microtus pennsylvanicus isolate mMicPen1 chromosome 8, mMicPen1.hap1, whole genome shotgun sequence genome:
- the LOC142855322 gene encoding vomeronasal type-1 receptor 54-like, translating to MNKINKLSHNTKVRNTIYFEAGIGVAGNSFLVLFHILRLIHGQKSRLTDLPIGLLALIHMLMLIAMSFLTTDIFMPRRRWGDTTCKFIMFSYRYLRSLSLCASSLLSILQAVTLSPRSSCLAKFKCKSPRYMLGCLLFLSVVYASISFPLLSYVIATPNLTSSSLIYLTESCSLVPVSSFVRHTFYISLVVRDAIFVGLMAFSSGYMVTFLYKHKKQSQLLHSTRLSLKAFPEQRATWTILYLMSFFVVMYTLDNFLAYLRLRSDDPVIYCMLILIGHSYATVSPFLVLSTERSLINAFKSMYARTVNMYG from the coding sequence atgaataaaatcaataaacTGTCCCATAACACTAAGGTAAGAAACACCATTTATTTCGAAGCTGGAATTGGAGTCGCAGGCAACAGTTTCCTTGTTCTCTTCCACATCCTCAGGCTCATTCATGGGCAGAAGTCCAGACTCACTGACCTGCCCATTGGTCTCTTGGCTCTAATCCACATGCTGATGCTGATAGCTATGAGTTTTCTAACTACAGACATTTTTATGCCTCGGAGAAGATGGGGTGACACCACATGCAAATTTATTATGTTCTCGTACAGGTATTTAAGGagcctctctctctgtgcctctagCCTGCTCAGCATCCTCCAGGCCGTCACCCTCAGTCCCAGAAGCTCCTGTCTAGCAAAGTTCAAGTGTAAATCTCCACGCTACATGCTAGGTTGCCTTCTTTTCCTCAGTGTCGTCTATGCGTCCATTAGCTTTCCCCTCTTATCATATGTGATTGCGACCCCTAATTTGACCTCATCTAGTCTTATCTACCTCACCGAATCTTGCTCTCTTGTACCCGTGAGCTCCTTTGTCCGGCacacattttatatatctttAGTTGTCAGAGACGCCATTTTTGTAGGTCTCATGGCCTTCTCCAGTGGGTACATGGTGACTTTCCTGTATAAACACAAGAAGCAGTCACAGCTTCTCCACAGCACCAGGCTTTCCCTTAAAGCATTCCCAGAACAAAGAGCCACATGGACCATTCTGTACCTCATGAGTTTCTTTGTTGTGATGTATACCTTGGACAACTTCCTTGCCTACTTAAGACTCAGAAGTGATGATCCCGTGATTTATTGCATGTTGATTCTCATAGGCCATAGCTATGCCACAGTCAGTCCTTTTCTGGTCCTCAGCACTGAAAGAAGTTTAATTAACGCTTTTAAATCCATGTACGCAAGGACAGTAAACATGTATGGCTGA